The nucleotide window GTGACGTCGACGCGGAGGTGACCGCCGTGGTCAACGTCGGCGACGACCTGTGGTTACACGGGTTGAAGATCTGCCCCGACCTGGACAGCGTCATGTACACGCTCGGTGGGGGCGCCGACCCGGAACGGGGTTGGGGGCGGGTCGGCGAGAGCTGGACGGTCAAGCAGGAGCTGGCCGCGTACGGGGCACAGCCGACCTGGTTCGGCCTCGGCGACAAGGACATCGCCACCCACCTGGTCCGCAGCACCATGCTCAACGGCGGTTACCCGTTGAGCGCGGTCACCGAGGCGCTGTCCAGCCGCTGGGAGCCGGGCGTACGCCTGTTGCCGGCGACGGACGACCGCCTGGAGACCCATGCCGTGGTCGAGGACGACGAGGGTCAGCGGGCGATCCACTTCCAGGAGTGGTGGGTGCGGTACCGGGCCGACATTCCCACGCACCGTTTCGTGTTCGTCGGTGCGGAGACGGCCAAGCCGGCACCCGGGGTGCTGGACGCGATCGCCTCGGCCGACCTGGTGCTGATCGCCCCGAGCAACCCGGTGGTGAGCGTCGCGCCGGTGCTGGCCGTACCGGGGCTGCGTGCGGCCGTGGCGGACGGCCCGGCGCCGGTGGTGGGCGTCTCCCCGATCATCGGCGGCGCGCCGGTCCGGGGGATGGCCGACCGGTGTCTGGCCGTGCTCGGTGTGGAGTGCAGCGCGGCGGGGGTGGGTCGGCTCTACGGCGGCCGGGCGAGCGGTGGCCTGCTCGACGGTTGGC belongs to Micromonospora ureilytica and includes:
- the cofD gene encoding 2-phospho-L-lactate transferase; this encodes MRIVVLAGGIGGARFLLGVRAYARDVDAEVTAVVNVGDDLWLHGLKICPDLDSVMYTLGGGADPERGWGRVGESWTVKQELAAYGAQPTWFGLGDKDIATHLVRSTMLNGGYPLSAVTEALSSRWEPGVRLLPATDDRLETHAVVEDDEGQRAIHFQEWWVRYRADIPTHRFVFVGAETAKPAPGVLDAIASADLVLIAPSNPVVSVAPVLAVPGLRAAVADGPAPVVGVSPIIGGAPVRGMADRCLAVLGVECSAAGVGRLYGGRASGGLLDGWLVAEEDAGAVVPEVTVRAVPLRMTDEAATAAMVRAAVELT